A portion of the Mesobacillus boroniphilus genome contains these proteins:
- the hxlB gene encoding 6-phospho-3-hexuloisomerase — MSTIGTVLEEMQNVCMKVNAEEYDSFVQLLKADRRFFFTGEGRSGFVAKAIAMRLMHSGKTVYVVGETTTPAIKEKDILIVLSGSGKTAQALNISESAHRAGATVFMITTNEEALQLPFMSGGMRIPAATKYRLVGEPETIQPLGNQFDQAAHLVMDAAIIDSLAEGKTNEELRKKHSNLE; from the coding sequence ATGAGTACAATCGGAACTGTTTTAGAAGAAATGCAGAATGTCTGCATGAAGGTGAATGCAGAAGAGTACGATTCCTTTGTTCAGCTTTTGAAAGCAGACAGGCGCTTCTTTTTCACAGGAGAAGGTCGTTCGGGATTTGTAGCCAAAGCTATCGCCATGAGGCTGATGCACAGCGGAAAGACGGTATATGTTGTAGGGGAAACGACAACTCCGGCGATTAAGGAGAAAGATATTTTAATAGTCCTTTCAGGCTCAGGCAAAACGGCTCAAGCGTTGAATATCTCCGAAAGCGCCCATCGCGCCGGAGCAACAGTATTCATGATCACGACAAATGAGGAAGCGCTCCAGCTGCCATTTATGTCAGGTGGGATGAGGATCCCGGCCGCAACGAAGTATCGCCTTGTGGGTGAACCGGAAACGATCCAGCCGCTTGGGAATCAGTTCGACCAGGCAGCTCATCTGGTCATGGACGCGGCAATCATTGATAGCCTGGCAGAAGGCAAAACGAACGAAGAATTGAGAAAGAAACATTCCAATCTGGAATAG
- the allD gene encoding ureidoglycolate dehydrogenase, with translation MSTVTIAHQEAKELVVKKLTEAGLNKEHAEKVAEILVHADLRNVNSHGVLRTEHYVNRLNAGGINPNANIQFNKTGPVTGVVDGDDGFGHVIADVAMKQAIEMAKENGIGMVTAINSSHCGALSYFVQEAAEQNLIGIAMTHTDKIVVPFGGKEAFLGTNPIAYGVPAKTSKPFILDMATSNVALGKILQYKEEGKEIPPGWGVDENGETVTDPGKVVALQTFGGPKGYGLSMIVDIFSGLLAGAAFGPHITKMYGDLDKKRKLGHYFCAINPAFFTDADAFLENMDQMMDEIRQAPPAPGFSQVFVPGEIEQMNEERNLENGITIASTVYQFLKK, from the coding sequence GTGTCAACAGTAACCATTGCGCATCAAGAAGCGAAAGAGTTAGTTGTAAAAAAACTTACCGAAGCTGGACTGAACAAGGAGCATGCAGAGAAAGTAGCGGAAATCCTGGTCCACGCCGACCTGCGAAATGTTAACTCACACGGTGTTTTGCGCACAGAGCATTACGTGAACCGTTTGAACGCTGGAGGAATCAACCCAAACGCGAACATTCAATTCAATAAAACAGGACCTGTAACAGGCGTAGTCGATGGTGATGATGGTTTTGGCCATGTGATAGCCGATGTCGCGATGAAACAGGCAATCGAAATGGCGAAGGAAAATGGCATCGGCATGGTGACTGCGATTAACAGCAGCCACTGCGGCGCGCTGAGCTACTTTGTCCAGGAAGCTGCTGAGCAAAACCTGATTGGGATCGCGATGACCCACACGGATAAAATCGTCGTTCCGTTTGGAGGAAAGGAAGCGTTCCTCGGGACGAACCCAATCGCCTATGGAGTGCCTGCAAAAACAAGCAAGCCGTTCATTCTGGATATGGCCACTTCCAATGTAGCGCTGGGCAAAATCCTTCAATACAAGGAAGAAGGCAAGGAGATTCCTCCTGGCTGGGGTGTTGACGAGAATGGCGAAACCGTGACGGATCCTGGAAAGGTTGTAGCACTTCAAACATTTGGCGGTCCTAAAGGATATGGACTATCGATGATTGTGGATATCTTCTCTGGTTTGCTTGCAGGAGCAGCATTCGGTCCTCATATTACCAAGATGTACGGCGACCTGGATAAGAAGCGCAAGCTCGGCCATTACTTCTGCGCCATCAATCCAGCATTTTTCACAGATGCGGATGCATTCCTTGAAAACATGGACCAAATGATGGATGAAATTCGTCAGGCACCACCAGCACCTGGTTTTTCTCAAGTTTTCGTGCCTGGTGAGATCGAGCAGATGAATGAAGAAAGAAACCTTGAAAATGGGATTACCATTGCTTCTACTGTGTATCAATTTTTAAAAAAATAA
- a CDS encoding TRAP transporter substrate-binding protein, which yields MKKAKFLSGILAASLLLTACGSGDSEKAGGESKGEVIKWKFGHLADENHIWHKTAQKFEELVEEKTDGSIDITIYPNNSLGGETDTINAIQSGTADMVISGETLQNWAPKAALMAVPYAFRDLDHVKTVVEGEIGEEIEAEITEKAGLTPLYYHTRAPRNLTSNKEITSPEDLKGFSMRVPNVPLFLKVWEAAGAKPQVMDFNEVFTGLQQGVIDGQENPVDLIKSAAFYEVQDYVNRTEHVYSWIYILVGNKQFDALNDEQKEAVKAAAAEAQAYGSELYDKEISQIEKDLEEEGMKFVDVDQDAFREAMIPAIKANLKPEQFELYEKILETK from the coding sequence ATGAAGAAAGCAAAGTTTTTATCAGGTATTTTGGCAGCATCACTTCTTTTAACTGCATGTGGCTCAGGGGATTCTGAAAAAGCAGGCGGCGAGAGCAAAGGGGAAGTAATCAAGTGGAAGTTTGGCCACCTTGCTGATGAGAATCACATCTGGCACAAAACTGCGCAAAAATTCGAGGAGCTTGTTGAGGAAAAAACAGACGGCAGCATCGATATCACAATCTATCCTAACAACTCACTTGGCGGGGAAACAGATACAATCAACGCTATCCAATCTGGAACTGCAGACATGGTAATCTCTGGTGAGACCCTGCAAAACTGGGCTCCTAAAGCGGCTTTAATGGCTGTTCCTTATGCATTCCGTGATTTGGATCATGTTAAGACAGTTGTCGAAGGTGAAATCGGTGAGGAAATTGAAGCAGAAATCACTGAAAAAGCTGGTTTGACACCTTTGTACTATCACACTCGCGCACCGCGTAACCTGACTTCTAACAAAGAAATCACATCTCCAGAAGATCTAAAAGGTTTCAGCATGCGTGTACCGAACGTTCCATTGTTCCTCAAGGTTTGGGAAGCTGCTGGCGCTAAGCCACAGGTAATGGATTTCAATGAAGTGTTTACTGGTCTTCAGCAAGGCGTAATTGATGGTCAGGAAAACCCGGTTGATTTGATCAAGAGCGCTGCATTCTATGAAGTTCAGGACTATGTAAACCGTACTGAGCACGTTTATTCTTGGATCTATATCCTAGTTGGTAACAAGCAGTTCGACGCATTGAATGATGAGCAGAAGGAAGCTGTTAAGGCAGCGGCTGCTGAAGCACAAGCATACGGTTCAGAGTTATATGACAAAGAAATCTCTCAAATCGAAAAAGACCTTGAAGAAGAAGGCATGAAGTTTGTCGATGTTGATCAGGATGCATTCCGTGAAGCAATGATTCCTGCAATCAAAGCAAACCTGAAGCCAGAACAGTTTGAACTATACGAAAAGATTCTTGAAACTAAGTAA
- a CDS encoding TRAP transporter small permease: MKIRKWLDMLLSILTVVSFAGVITVVTIQIMSRYLPYNAIWTEELTRYLFIYAICFGAPLALIRGEYINVDMLISRMSHNFRRIYEIVIYVVLIVLFGVMIKTGYDFTLVGTQTSATMPFKMSVIHAAILIMSVLLAFYSIVKIVKLIRNEEDFKSDIDGGEL, encoded by the coding sequence ATGAAAATTCGTAAATGGCTGGATATGCTGCTGTCTATCTTAACTGTTGTCAGCTTTGCTGGAGTCATTACAGTCGTGACGATCCAAATCATGTCCAGATACCTTCCTTATAATGCAATCTGGACTGAAGAACTGACACGATACTTATTCATTTATGCCATTTGCTTTGGTGCTCCGCTTGCATTGATCCGTGGAGAATATATCAATGTCGACATGCTCATTTCGAGAATGTCTCATAATTTCAGACGTATTTACGAAATCGTGATTTACGTTGTGTTGATCGTGCTATTCGGCGTGATGATCAAGACAGGATATGATTTTACACTGGTCGGTACACAGACTTCAGCGACAATGCCGTTCAAAATGTCTGTCATCCATGCGGCAATCTTGATTATGTCAGTGCTTTTAGCGTTTTATTCTATTGTAAAAATCGTTAAGTTGATTCGTAACGAAGAAGACTTCAAGTCAGACATCGATGGAGGAGAGTTATAA
- a CDS encoding TRAP transporter large permease has translation MMAAVLFISFIVLIFLGVPVAFSLGLSSLVYLFLADIPLTIIPQKMFAGLNSFVLLCIPGFILAGNLMNAGGITDRIIKFANNLFGHIRGGLGLANVGSSMGFAGISGTALADTASIGAILIPAMKKEGYGAGFSAAVTASSSTVGPIIPPSLPMIIVGTLASVSIGDLFLAGALPGLMLGIGLMIPTYIISVKRNYPKGERKSLKVIFESFMGSFWALFMTIIILWGILGGYFTPTEASIIAVIYALVIGIFVYKELPIKKIPGIMLSSMTTTASIMLLVGFANLFGWIMVSEQIPQLVADAILGISENPIVVILLINLLLLFVGTFMETIAALVILFPVLMPVAAQVGMDPVQFGVMMVLNLVIGLVTPPVGVCLFVASQIGKVPIGKAARELVPFIGVSLVVLMLVAFVPQVSLYLPSLFE, from the coding sequence ATAATGGCAGCCGTTTTATTCATTTCATTCATAGTGCTTATCTTTTTGGGCGTGCCGGTTGCTTTTAGCCTCGGTTTGTCTTCCTTGGTCTATTTGTTCCTGGCAGATATTCCTCTAACCATCATTCCTCAAAAAATGTTTGCCGGACTAAATTCCTTTGTTTTGCTTTGTATTCCAGGATTTATCCTTGCGGGTAACCTGATGAACGCCGGCGGGATCACTGACCGGATTATCAAGTTCGCGAATAACCTCTTCGGACATATCCGTGGCGGATTGGGTTTGGCGAATGTTGGCTCTTCTATGGGCTTTGCGGGGATTTCCGGAACTGCACTGGCGGATACGGCCAGTATTGGTGCCATCCTGATACCAGCAATGAAAAAGGAAGGCTATGGAGCCGGGTTTTCGGCGGCAGTCACTGCTTCTTCATCCACAGTGGGCCCAATCATCCCTCCGTCCCTGCCGATGATTATTGTAGGTACATTAGCTTCTGTATCTATTGGAGATTTATTTTTAGCAGGCGCTCTTCCCGGGCTAATGCTTGGAATCGGATTGATGATTCCTACTTACATCATTTCAGTTAAGCGGAACTACCCAAAAGGCGAAAGAAAATCCTTAAAAGTCATTTTTGAAAGTTTCATGGGTTCGTTCTGGGCACTATTCATGACAATCATCATTTTATGGGGTATTCTGGGCGGTTATTTCACGCCGACAGAAGCTTCCATTATAGCGGTAATCTACGCTCTTGTAATCGGAATTTTTGTTTATAAAGAATTGCCGATCAAAAAGATTCCGGGCATCATGCTATCCTCCATGACAACGACAGCATCGATCATGCTTTTGGTAGGGTTTGCTAACCTGTTTGGATGGATCATGGTCAGTGAACAGATTCCACAGTTGGTCGCAGACGCGATTTTAGGAATCTCTGAAAATCCAATCGTCGTAATCTTGTTAATTAACCTGCTGCTATTGTTCGTAGGTACGTTCATGGAAACGATTGCTGCGCTTGTTATTTTGTTCCCTGTATTAATGCCGGTCGCTGCACAGGTTGGAATGGATCCAGTCCAATTCGGCGTCATGATGGTTCTTAACCTGGTCATTGGCCTGGTTACACCGCCAGTAGGTGTGTGCCTGTTTGTGGCCTCCCAGATCGGTAAGGTGCCGATCGGAAAGGCAGCAAGGGAACTTGTACCATTCATCGGAGTCAGCCTGGTTGTCTTGATGCTGGTAGCGTTTGTTCCCCAAGTATCACTTTATTTACCAAGTTTATTTGAATAG
- a CDS encoding zinc-binding alcohol dehydrogenase family protein, which produces MKAVQIPQAMELVIQDLEQPAIKNPEDVLVKVKRVGICGSDMHIYHGTNPLATYPRIPGHEVAGEVVEVGSAVQNVKPGDHVVVEPIRYCGECYACRKGRPNVCKSLSVFGVHEDGGMRESFVLPEKQLHVVDPSLDWDEAVLAEPFTIGAQAVWRGGVEEGDTVLIQGSGPIGICILKMAKLQGAKVIMTDLEEERLAFAKENGADEVINAREVSVEEKVLELTDGEGPNVVIDAVCLPSTVELGVSVVSPAGTVVVLGFDERPSQIPQLPITKKEVTIVGSRLQTNQFGKVVSLLNERKLKGNGFITHQFPLEQVKEAFTFVEKNPGEVRKAVIVFD; this is translated from the coding sequence ATGAAGGCAGTCCAAATTCCTCAAGCAATGGAACTCGTAATTCAAGATTTAGAACAGCCCGCTATTAAGAATCCGGAAGATGTTCTTGTAAAAGTAAAGCGCGTTGGTATTTGCGGATCCGATATGCATATCTACCATGGCACGAATCCGCTTGCCACTTATCCGCGAATCCCTGGCCATGAAGTTGCCGGGGAAGTGGTTGAAGTGGGCTCTGCTGTTCAAAATGTAAAACCGGGAGACCATGTGGTTGTCGAACCGATTCGCTACTGCGGCGAGTGCTACGCCTGCCGCAAAGGCCGGCCGAATGTGTGCAAGTCATTGTCCGTTTTTGGTGTCCACGAGGATGGCGGAATGCGAGAATCCTTCGTGCTGCCTGAAAAGCAGCTTCATGTAGTCGATCCATCCCTTGATTGGGATGAAGCCGTTTTAGCCGAGCCATTCACGATTGGTGCACAAGCTGTTTGGCGCGGCGGTGTTGAAGAAGGAGATACAGTATTGATTCAGGGCTCGGGCCCGATTGGAATCTGTATTTTAAAAATGGCAAAGCTGCAGGGTGCAAAGGTTATCATGACGGATCTAGAAGAAGAGAGATTGGCATTCGCGAAGGAAAATGGAGCGGATGAAGTCATCAATGCTCGTGAAGTATCTGTTGAAGAAAAGGTGTTGGAGCTTACGGATGGTGAAGGACCGAATGTAGTAATTGACGCTGTTTGTCTGCCATCGACTGTTGAATTGGGAGTAAGCGTCGTTTCTCCAGCAGGAACAGTTGTAGTGCTCGGTTTTGATGAGCGCCCATCACAGATTCCTCAGCTGCCGATCACAAAAAAGGAAGTTACGATTGTCGGCTCTCGTCTGCAGACGAATCAGTTTGGCAAGGTCGTCTCTTTACTTAATGAAAGAAAACTGAAGGGAAATGGTTTTATCACCCACCAGTTCCCGCTTGAGCAGGTAAAGGAAGCTTTTACATTTGTCGAAAAGAATCCGGGTGAAGTCCGGAAAGCAGTTATTGTTTTTGATTAG
- a CDS encoding bifunctional 2-keto-4-hydroxyglutarate aldolase/2-keto-3-deoxy-6-phosphogluconate aldolase, protein MNLKIETLKQLSDSKVVAVVRGGTAEEAIQISEAAIEGGFRAIELTYTTPDVARVFQTLAGTDAVLGAGTVLDPETARHAILSGAKFVVSPNFNKEIAVLCNRYSVAYLPGCMTITEIVTAIESGCDIVKLFPANRFDPSFIGAVNGPLPQVRVMPTGGVNLDNVNDWLGAGAVAAGIGSDLNKAYRSAGKEGVTELCHKYIKAVTGGNAS, encoded by the coding sequence ATGAACTTAAAAATAGAAACATTAAAGCAATTGTCTGATTCCAAGGTAGTCGCTGTCGTACGCGGCGGTACGGCAGAAGAGGCCATTCAAATTTCGGAAGCGGCCATAGAAGGCGGCTTCAGGGCCATTGAATTAACATATACAACACCGGATGTTGCCAGGGTGTTCCAGACGCTGGCAGGAACCGATGCAGTTTTAGGCGCAGGAACAGTCCTGGACCCGGAAACAGCGCGCCACGCCATTTTAAGCGGGGCGAAGTTCGTGGTCAGCCCGAATTTTAACAAGGAAATCGCTGTCTTATGCAATCGTTACTCCGTTGCTTATTTGCCAGGCTGCATGACAATTACAGAAATTGTTACGGCGATTGAAAGCGGCTGTGACATCGTTAAGCTGTTCCCGGCAAACCGTTTTGACCCATCGTTCATCGGCGCGGTCAACGGTCCCCTGCCACAGGTGCGGGTTATGCCGACAGGCGGAGTCAACCTTGATAATGTCAACGATTGGCTAGGCGCTGGCGCAGTCGCGGCTGGAATTGGCAGTGACCTGAACAAGGCGTACCGTTCAGCTGGAAAAGAAGGAGTCACAGAGCTCTGCCATAAGTATATCAAAGCAGTAACAGGAGGGAACGCATCATGA
- the uxuA gene encoding mannonate dehydratase, with the protein MNITFRWYGRDNDTVTLDHVKQIPGVKGIVWALHQKPVGEVWEKEEVKAEMDYIQSYGFHGDVVESVNIHEAIKLGNEDRDRYIEKYKQTIRNLGEVGVKVICYNFMPIFDWTRTDMFKALPDGSTALFFEKDKVVNLDPQELIETVASASDLTLPGWEPEKMGRIKELFAAYESVTEEDLWENLGYFLNEILPVAEEAGIKMAIHPDDPPWTIFGLPRIMTGRESLEKLLSISESPSNGITFCTGSLGASPKNDMVALAAEFAHKSPFAHIRNVKIFENGDFIETSHLTSDGSINIKGVVKELSDIQYDGYVRPDHGRHLWGEVCRPGYGLYDRALGIMYLHGLWDAYQASK; encoded by the coding sequence ATGAATATAACGTTTCGCTGGTATGGACGCGATAATGATACTGTCACGCTCGATCATGTAAAACAAATTCCCGGCGTAAAAGGCATTGTATGGGCTTTGCACCAAAAGCCGGTCGGGGAAGTGTGGGAAAAAGAAGAAGTCAAGGCGGAAATGGATTATATTCAATCATATGGCTTTCATGGCGATGTGGTTGAAAGTGTGAATATCCATGAAGCGATTAAACTTGGAAATGAGGACCGTGACCGCTACATCGAAAAATACAAGCAAACAATCAGGAATCTGGGAGAAGTCGGCGTCAAGGTCATCTGCTACAATTTTATGCCGATTTTTGACTGGACACGTACCGATATGTTCAAGGCACTTCCGGATGGATCGACTGCTTTATTTTTCGAAAAAGATAAAGTGGTAAATCTTGATCCGCAGGAATTGATTGAAACTGTCGCTTCCGCTTCGGATTTGACGCTGCCAGGCTGGGAGCCGGAAAAAATGGGCCGAATCAAGGAATTGTTTGCGGCGTATGAAAGTGTAACAGAGGAAGACCTCTGGGAAAACCTTGGCTATTTCCTGAATGAAATTTTGCCGGTTGCCGAAGAGGCCGGAATCAAAATGGCTATCCATCCGGATGATCCACCATGGACGATTTTCGGACTTCCGCGCATCATGACTGGCAGAGAGAGTCTGGAGAAACTTCTATCAATCTCTGAATCTCCATCCAATGGAATTACCTTCTGTACAGGATCACTCGGGGCAAGCCCTAAAAATGATATGGTGGCACTTGCTGCTGAGTTTGCGCATAAGTCACCATTTGCGCACATTCGTAACGTGAAAATCTTTGAGAATGGCGATTTTATCGAGACTTCACATTTAACATCCGATGGTTCAATCAATATCAAAGGGGTAGTAAAAGAGCTATCTGATATCCAGTACGATGGATATGTTCGTCCGGACCACGGCAGACACCTTTGGGGTGAGGTCTGCAGGCCGGGATATGGTCTATACGACAGGGCGCTTGGCATCATGTACCTTCACGGGCTGTGGGATGCATACCAGGCTTCAAAATAG
- a CDS encoding SDR family oxidoreductase gives MFPIHENLKGKTAVITGGSGVLCSEMARELSRHGVNVAILNRTVEKGEAIAGEINSAGGSAIAVAADVLNQDSLEAAKATVIEAFGRVDILINGAGGNHPDAITAVETYEEDSTEKSFFDMDARGFSKVFDTNFIGTFLTCQVFGKELLKQDAPVIINVSSMSAYSPMTKVPAYSAAKSAINNFTMWMAVHFAETGMRVNAIAPGFFLTSQNRNLLLKEDGTHTDRSKKIIAHTPMKRFGQPKDLLGALLWLTDEEYSGFVTGVTVPVDGGFMAYSGV, from the coding sequence ATGTTTCCAATCCATGAAAACTTAAAAGGAAAAACTGCGGTTATTACCGGAGGAAGCGGAGTGCTTTGCTCCGAGATGGCACGTGAGCTGTCAAGACACGGCGTCAATGTAGCTATTTTGAACCGCACTGTGGAAAAAGGGGAAGCAATCGCAGGTGAAATCAACTCAGCCGGAGGTTCAGCGATTGCTGTTGCTGCAGATGTGCTGAACCAGGATTCTCTTGAAGCAGCCAAAGCTACGGTTATCGAGGCATTTGGACGCGTGGATATCTTAATCAATGGAGCAGGTGGAAATCATCCTGACGCGATTACAGCAGTGGAGACATATGAAGAAGATTCAACTGAGAAGTCCTTTTTCGATATGGATGCACGCGGATTCTCTAAGGTGTTTGACACGAACTTCATCGGAACCTTTTTAACGTGCCAGGTGTTTGGCAAGGAGTTGCTTAAACAGGATGCTCCTGTCATCATCAATGTATCATCGATGAGCGCCTATTCACCGATGACGAAGGTTCCGGCATACAGTGCGGCCAAATCGGCCATCAACAACTTCACAATGTGGATGGCTGTCCATTTCGCTGAAACTGGCATGCGTGTCAATGCGATTGCGCCAGGATTCTTCCTGACATCGCAAAACCGCAATCTGCTGCTGAAAGAAGACGGAACGCATACAGACCGTTCCAAGAAAATCATCGCCCATACACCAATGAAGCGATTCGGACAGCCGAAGGACTTGTTAGGTGCACTTCTCTGGCTTACTGATGAAGAATATTCAGGGTTTGTAACTGGAGTAACCGTGCCCGTGGATGGCGGGTTTATGGCTTATTCTGGAGTTTGA
- the hxlA gene encoding 3-hexulose-6-phosphate synthase — MKIQLALDRLTREECFSILEETSDYIDWIEIGTGVIKEYGMGIVREISEAYLQKTVVADMKTCDAGRHEAKQAFEAGADIITVMAFAHNNTVAETLEAARQYGKRIMVDLLGVTDVMRVKELYGLGVDLFCLHVGKDMQQEGALADSSLYRLIEGLENIEVAIAGGISDKTISALKNSIVDIAIVGSAITGNSQPGKASRVIREFSKV, encoded by the coding sequence ATGAAAATTCAGCTTGCATTAGACCGGCTAACTAGGGAAGAGTGTTTTTCTATTTTAGAAGAGACGTCAGATTATATTGATTGGATTGAGATAGGAACGGGTGTCATCAAGGAATATGGGATGGGAATAGTTCGTGAAATTAGCGAAGCCTATCTGCAAAAAACGGTAGTAGCCGATATGAAAACATGTGACGCAGGCCGGCATGAAGCGAAGCAGGCCTTTGAAGCAGGAGCCGATATTATTACGGTAATGGCTTTCGCGCATAATAATACTGTAGCAGAAACACTTGAGGCCGCCCGGCAGTATGGTAAGAGAATTATGGTAGATTTACTGGGTGTTACCGACGTGATGAGGGTCAAGGAGCTTTACGGACTGGGAGTTGACTTGTTTTGCCTCCATGTAGGAAAGGACATGCAGCAGGAAGGCGCTCTCGCTGATTCCTCTCTGTACCGTCTGATAGAGGGTCTCGAAAATATTGAAGTGGCTATTGCTGGCGGCATATCCGATAAAACCATCAGCGCATTGAAAAATAGTATAGTGGACATCGCCATTGTCGGAAGTGCGATCACAGGCAACAGCCAGCCAGGCAAAGCGAGCAGAGTAATAAGAGAGTTTTCAAAAGTATAG